The genomic region TCGAACGCATCGGCGACTACGCCTCGAACGTCGCCAAGCGTTCGATGGCGCTGAACCTCTCGCCGCCGTTGCCGCACACGCGCGGCCTGGGCAGCCTCGGCCGTCTGGTCGTGCGCCAGGTGCGCAAAGTGCTGGCCGCCTATCGCGATGGCGATATCGAAGCCGCACAGCAGGTGCGCGCCGAGGACGCGGAGATCGACACGCAATACACCGGCCTGTTCCGCGAACTGCTGACCTACATGATGGAAGACCCGCGGGTGATCACGCCCTGCACGCATCTGCTGTTCATGGCCAAGAATCTGGAGCGCGTGGGCGACCACGCGACCAATATCGCCGAGAACATCTGGTTCCAGGAATACGGCGAAGGCCCGATGCCGCCGCGCGTGAAGCGCGACGAAACCAATATCGCGGGTTGAAGCATTTGCGATCCGGAACGAGGCCGCCGCAGGGCGGCCTCTTGCGTTCAGGCAACTATGGCCTGCGCATGCCTGATGCGAACGAAGGCCGGACTCGGCTGAGCCGCTTAAGGCTTGCCCTTCGTGGCCCTGCCCGGCCCGCAGGCCATCGGTGCGCAGACGTCGGCATTGCCGCCGCAGCAGTTTTCGGTCAGGAATCCGAGCAGCGCACGCATGGCATCGAAATCGGCGCGATAGCAGATGAAGCGGCCACGCGGCTCGGCCTGGACCAATCCGGCCGCCGCCAGCTCCTTGAGATGAAAGGACAACGTGGCCCCGGCGAGCGACAGGGCTTCGGCGATCTCGCCCGGCATGCGCCCCTCCGGTCCAGCCTGGACCAGGCATCGGAAGACGGACAGACGGGTGGACTGGCCGAGGGCGGCAAGGGCGGCGGTAGCCTGCTTGATTTCCATTAATCCATAATCCCGGAATGATGGAAGGATTATCCTTCAAAGACGGCACTTTCCACGAAGGGCGTCCGGACTGCCGATGGCCTGACCCGCCGCCTCCTGATTCTCGACTTTAAACGACGCCTGAATCCAGTCGCCATCGAAGCACCCGCTGCGCACCCGGCACGCCCCGGCCTAACTCTTTGTGCACAACCGCAGACGCCGCAACGCGTAGATTGCGGACCTTCGAAGGAGAGACCGTGCAACAACAGCCCCCCGCATTCCAGGATTCGCTCGCCGCCGCCCGCGACGGAGACCTCCGTGCGCTCGAACGGGTTCTGGTGCGTTCGCGCCAGGATCTGCGCCGCTACGCCGAGTATCACTGCGGGATCAACGACATCGAAGATGCCGTGCAGGAGAGCCTGTTGCTGGTGTCGCGCAAGCTCAAGGCGCTGCGCGAACTCGACGCCTACAACTCGTGGCTGTTCCGGATCGTCAAGCGCGAATGCACGCGGATGAAACGCGCCACGCGCTACCTGCTGATGCAGCCGACCGATCTCGAAGAAATCGATGGCCCGCATTACCCCGCACCTACCGGGCTGCTCCGCGATGTCGCCCATGCGCTCGCCGCGCTGCCCGCCCATTACCGCGAGATCATCCTGCTCCGCGATCTTGAAGGCCACACCATCGGTGAGATCGCGGCGTCACTGTCGCTGCACCCGGAAGCCGCCAAAGCGCGGCTGCACCGCGCACGCAGTCTCGCCAGACAATATCTCGCGCCGCAGCCGGCGCCGCAGATGCAAACCGTTGCTGTTCCACGCTAGGATTCCCCACCCCAGCGTCCCGATTCCACCACTCAGGAGTAATACGTTCATGACCAGCACCAAGAAACCCGTCGCGATCGCCGTCTCCGCAGCCTTGGCCAGCGGCCTGCTGCTGTCCGGCTCCGCGTTCGCTTCGACCCACCTGACCCAGGGCTATCTGCTCGGCGCCGACGCTGCTGCTGGCGACAAGGCCACACAGGGCAGTTGTGGTGCCGACAAGAAGCCGGCCCAAGGCAGCTGTGGCGGCGACAAGAAGCCGGCCCAGGGCAGCTGTGGCGGCGACAAGAAGCCGGCCCAAGGCAGTTGCGGCGGGGCCAAGGCCGCCGAAGGCAGCTGTGGCATGGCGAAGATGGACACCGACAAGGACGGCAAGCTCTCCCGCGCCGAATTCGCTGCCGCCCATGACGGCAAGGACGACAAATTCGCATCGCACGATGGCAATGGCGACGGCTTCATCACCGCCGAAGAAATGAAAGCTGCCCACGAAGGCAAGTGCGGCGGTGACCACAAGGCCGCTGGTGAAGGCAAATGCGGTGAAGGCAAGTGCGGCGGCACCCAGCCGGCTGCCGACGGCAAAGCCGCCGAAGGCAAGTGCGGCGAGGGCAAATGCGGCGGCAGCATGTAATGCGATCGCGCCGTCGTCGCTGACGACGGCCTTCGTTCCGGGGCGGCCGCACTGCGGCCGTCCTGCGTTTCGGGCCAAGCATGCTTTACCAGCCACGGTTCACCCGATGACACCATTTCCGCTCCCGACAGACGCCGCTGCTGGTCTCGGCCTGCGTCGCCCGCTGCTGGCGGCGATGCGCAACGCCCCCGCCGGCAGCTTCGATTTCCTCGAAACCGCACCGGAGAACTGGATCGGCGTCGGCGGCGCGCTCGGCGAGGGCTTCGCCGATCTGGCTTCGCGCTATCCGGTGGTCTGCCACGGCCTGTCGCTGTCGGTAGGGGGGCCCGCGCCGCTGGACGACACGTTCCTGATCAAGGTGCGCAGGTTCATGGAGACGCACCGCTGTCCTCTGTACAGCGAACACCTCAGCGCCTGCGGCGACAGTCGCGGCCAACTGTACGACCTGCTGCCGCTGCCCTTCAGCGAAGCCTCCGTGCATCACGTCGCCGCGCGCATCCGCCGCACCCAGGAGATCCTCGGCCAGCGGATCGCGATCGAGAACATCTCGTACTACGCAGCGCCATTCCAGCGCATGAGCGAAATCGACTTCATCAACGCCGTGCTCGCCGAAGCGGACTGCATGATGCTGCTCGATGTGAACAACATCATCGTCAACGCCACGAATCACCGCTACGACCCGTCGGAATTCCTCGCCGCATTGCCTGGGGAACGCGTGGCGTACATCCACGTTGCCGGCCATTACGACGAGGCCGAAGACCTCAAGATCGACACCCACGGCAGCGCGGTCAACGCGCAGGTCTGGGCGCTGCTCGAGGAAGCGTATGGATTGTTCGGTCCGCGCCCCACCCTGCTGGAACGCGATTTCAACCTGCCGCCGTTCGAGGATCTGCTCGACGAACTCGGCCAGGTCCGACGCCGCATCGCCGGAGCGCCCGCGCATGACCAGCGCCACGCCGCCTGACATGAACGACATCCTTGCGAAGCAACAGGATGCGCTGGCTGCGCATATCCGCGATCCGGAACGCGTGCCACCGCCGTCCGGCATCGAAGAGCGCAGAGTGAAGATCTATCGCGAACTGTTCTTCAACAACGTCGAGAATCTGCTGGCCGGCAATTTTCCGGTGCTGCGCAGGCTTTACGGCGACGGTGGCTGGCAGGCGCTTGTCCGTGCGTTCTATCGCGATCACGACTGCCAGACGCCGCTGTTCACCGAACTGGCGCGCGAATTCCTGCGCTATCTGGATGCGCGCGCCCATACCGACGCGGGTCGCGACGATCCACCATGGCTGCGCGAGCTGGCGCATTACGAATGGATCGAACTCGCGCTGCAGATCAGCGAAGCGCGCAACGACGAGACCGCGCACGACCCGGAAGGCGATCTGCTCGAAGGCCGCCCTTGGGTCTCGCCGCTGGCGTGGCCGCTCGCGTATGCCTGGCCGGTGCACAGGATCGGCCCGGACTACCGGCCGGACACGCCGCCCGAGGCGCCGACCCTGCTCATGCTGCGCCGCGAAGCCGACGGCACCGTCAGCTTCCATGCGCTGACTCCGCTCGTGTTCCGGCTGCTGCAGCGACTCGACGCCGAACCGGCGCTGAGCGGCCACGAACACTTGCTGGCGCTGGCCGCGGAAGCCGTCGCGACTGATCCGGATGCTTTCCTCCACGAGGGCGCGACAATGCTCGCGCGGATGCGCGCGGAAGGCACGATCCTCGGCACCCGTCTGGACTGAGACTTCCGACAGCGGGGATGCGTGCGGCGTCTGCTAGGCTTGCCGCATGACCGAAGTCGCTGCCGCCCCCGTGCGCCATAAAAAGATGTCGGAGCGTTTCCGCGGCTATCTGCCGGTCGTGGTCGATGTGGAAACCGGCGGCTTCGACTGGAACCGTCACGCCCTGCTCGAAATCGCGGTGCAGCCGGTCGATCTCGACGAAAACGGCCTGCTCGTGCCCGGCGAAACCGCCAGCGCGCACCTGATCCCGGCGCCGGGCACCGAAATCGACCCGAAATCGCTGCAGATCACCGGCATCGATCTCGATCATCCGTTCCGGCTCGCCAAGGAAGAACGCGACGCGCTGGATCATGTGTTCGCCGCCGTGCGCGCCGCCGTGCGCAAATACGACTGCCAGCGCGCGATCCTGGTCGGTCACAACGCGCACTTCGATCTGAATTTCCTCAACGCCGCAGTCGCGCGCACCCAGCACAAGCGCAACCCGTTCCACCCCTTCAGCGTCTTCGACACCGTCAGTCTGGCCGGCGTGGCCTACGGCCAGACCGTCCTCGCGCGCGCGGTGCATGCCGCCGGGCTGTCGTGGAACAGTGAGGAAGCGCATTCGGCGGTGTACGACACCGAACGCACCGCCGAACTGTTCTGCAAGATCGTCAACGCCTGGCCACGGATGGCCTGAGCACGGCCGTTCGATGCTGATCCGCAGTCATCGCATGGCGACCGATACGGTCGCTGGCGTCAGCCGGGCTGCACAGTGATGGTTTGCCTCTGACGCCACCCGCGCGCGATGCCATAGATGCTGATCACGATCCACGTCATCTGCAGCAGGCAGACCGCAAGATTGAAACCGCCGAACAGCGAGACCAGGATGCAGCTCGATCCGGCGATATTGATCAATTGATAGGGCAGGCCAGTGCCGGAAAGCCGTCCACTCTGCAGCAGGAAATAGCTGCCGACCACCAGGAAAGAGCCCAGCAATCCAACCCAGTCGTACCATTGGAGATTCATTCGCGCTTCTTTCCTTCTTGTGATTTTTATTGCCGCTGACGCACGGCTTCGAACAACACGACACCGGTCGCGACCGACACGTTGAGGCTTTCCACGCCGGGCGATGACGATGCGAGGCCCGGCATCGGAATCATCACCAGCTCATCGCAATGCTCGCGGGTGAGCCGGCGCAGGCCATCGGCTTCTCCGCCGAGCGCCAACGCGACATTGCCGCGCAGATCGAGTTTGTACAGCGAGCCCGTGGCTTCGCCGGCAAGCCCGTAGATCCATACCCCGAGCTGCTGGATGTCGCGCATCGCACGGGCGAGATTGGTCACCCGCACCACGGGGATGCTGTCGGCCGCGCCGGCCGAAGTCTTGCGCACGGTCGCATTCACCTGCACCGCCTTGTCTTTGGGAATGATCACGGCGGTCACGCCTGCCGCAGCCGCACTGCGCAGGCACGCGCCCAGATTGTGCGGGTCCTGCACGCCGTCGAGCACCAGCAGCAGCGCCTTGCCGGCGGCGGCTTCGATAAGCTCGGGCAGATCGTCTTCGTTGTAGGTCTTGGCGGCGGCATAGCGCGCGACCACGCCCTGGTGGCGCAGGCCGCCAGCGACACCGTCCAGCGCATTGGTCGCGACCCGGCGCACGTCGATCTCCTTGCGCCGCGCGTTCTCTTCGATCTCGGTCAGGCGCGGATTCTTGGCGCTGGCTTCGATCAGCACTTCGCGGACATGCTCGGCATCGTGCTCGACCGCGGCAGCGACCGCGTTGATACCGACGATCCACGCTTTCTGGCTATTGGTTGATGGGTTGCTCATGGCGCTATTGTGCCGGGATGGGCAGCATTTTGCCCGCACCGCGCTATCATCCGCCGCCCTGCCCGAACCCTTGCGCATGTCGCCCAACCTGCCTTCCAGCACCGATGTCGCCATCGTCGGCGGCGGCCCCGCCGGGCTGATGGCGGCCGAGGTCGCGATCGCGGCCGGATTGCGGGTCGATCTGTTCGAGGCCAAGGGCTCGGTCGGGCGCAAATTCCTGATCGCCGGCAAGGGCGGACTCAACCTCACCCACAGCGAGCCGCGACCGGCATTCGATGCGCGCTACCGCGAACGGGCGACGCAGGTCGGGCACTGGCTCGATGCCTTCGACGGCGATGCGCTGCGCGAATGGACGCGTGGATTCGGCATCGAAACCTACGTCGGCAGCTCCGGACGCGTGTTCCCGATGGATCGCAAGGCCGCACCGCTGCTGCGCGGCTGGGTACGGCGGCTGCGCGAGCGCGGCGTGCGCATCCACGTCCACCATCGCTGGACCGGTTGGAACGAAACCGGAGCACTGCGCTTCGATACTGCCGACGGCGAACGCAGCACCGATGCCAAAGCCACGGTACTCGCACTCGGCGGCGCGAGCTGGCCGCAGCTCGGTTCCGACGGCATCTGGGTTCCGGTGCTGGACGAACGCGGCATCGACATCGCACCACTGCGCCCGTCGAACTGCGGTTTCGATATCGGCTGGAGCGAACATCTGTCGACCCGTCACGCGGGCGCACCGCTGAAACCGGTCATTGCGCACTGGCAGGGGCCGGACGGCGCGATGCATTCGCTGCAAGGCGAGTGCGTGATCACGGCCACCGGCATCGAAGGCAGCGCGATCTATGCGATCTCCGCCGACCTGCGCGAACGCATCCTGCGCGACGGCGAAACGATGCTGTGGCTGGACCTGGCGCCGGGTCGCGACGAAACGCGCCTGCATCGCGACCTGGAAAAACCGCGTGGCAAACGCAGCCTCGGCGAACACCTGCGTCGACAAACAGGGCTGGACGCCATCAAGATCGCGCTGCTGCATGAAGGATTGCCCCGCGATGCGATGACCGACATCGACACGCTGGTGCGCACGATCAAACGCCTGCCGCTGCGCCTACGCAGCGCGCGACCGATCGCCGAAACGATCAGCACCGCCGGCGGCGTGCGGCTGGAGGCGCTCGACGATGCACTGCAGGCGAACGCAATGCCCGGCGTGTTCTGCGCCGGTGAAATGCTGGACTGGGAAGCACCGACCGGCGGTTATCTGCTCACCGCGTGCTTCGCGAGCGGAATCATTGCGGGACGCGGGGCAGTGGCTGCATGTGGAAGCGACGGAAGTCGCGATCTGTCACCGGATTGCGGATCACACGACGGGGCTTGACCAGCCATTCGGCTCTTGAGAACCGCCCCTTCAACACACCCCACTTCGTCAATACTTCTGCTTCGGTCGCTTCGCCGGCTGCCCACGCGGCGGCGGCGGTGCGACGCCGCGTTCTTCCGCCAGCCGGAAATCGATCTTGCGTTCTTCCAGGCTGGCTTTGAGCACGATGATGGTGACGGGGTCGCCGAGCCGGAATATACGGCCCGTGCGTTCGCCGCTGAGCGTTTTCCGGATCGGATCGAAGTGGTAATAGTCGTTCGGCAACTGGGTCACGTGAATCAGGCCGTTGACCTTCGAGTCGTTCAGTTCCACGAACAGTCCGAAACTGGTCACGCCGCTGATGATGCCGTCGAACTTGCTGCCGACGTGTTTTTCCATCCATGCCGCACGATAACGCTCGTCGACTTCGCGCTCGGCTTCATCGGCACGGCGCGCGCGCTCCGAACACTGCAAGGCCAGCGCGGCCATGCCGCTCGAGGAATACGCGAACGCGGCGGGTTTCGCGCCGCTCAACGCATGTTTGATCGCGCGATGCACCAGAAGATCGGGATAACGCCGGATCGGAGAAGTGAAATGCGCGTAGGCATCGAGTGCGAGCCCGAAGTGGCCGATATTGTCGGGCGCGTACACGGCCAACGACTGGGTGCGCAGCAGCACCGACTCCAGCAGCGCGGCATCGGCGCGCTCGCGGATCTTGCCGAGGAATACCGTGAAATCCCGCGGCTCCACCGTCGCCCACGGCGGCATCCGCAGCTTGAATTCCTTCAGGAATTCGAGCAGATCGGCATACTTCGATTCCGGCGGCTTGTCGTGGATCCGGTAGGGTGCAGGTACCCGCTGCTTCAACAGATAACGCGCAGCCTCGACGTTCGCCGCGATCATGCATTCTTCGATCAGCTTGTGCGCGTCGTTGCGCTGGACCATGCCGGCCTGCACCACTTCGCCCTGCGGACCGAGCACGAAACGCACTTCGGTCGATTCGAATTCGATCGCGCCGCGCGCCTTGCGCGCCTTCGCCAGCACCTGATACAGCTGATGGAGTTGCTGGACCTGCGGCAGCAGCGAACCGATCCTGGCGATGGCGTCGGCGTCTTCCTCACCGACCGCCTGCCACACCTGGTTGTAGGTCAGGCGCGCATGCGAATGCATCACCGCTTCGTAGAACTTCGACTTGCCCACTTCGCCATCGAGTCCGACCTGCATGTCGCAGACGAAACACAGGCGGTCGACTTTCGGGTTCAGCGAGCAGATGCCGTTGGACAGGGTTTCCGGCAACATCGGCACCACGAAGCCCGGGAAATATACCGATGTCGCGCGCTTCTGCGCTTCGTCGTCGAGTGGTGCGCCGGGACGCACGTAATGCGAGACATCGGCGATCGCAACGATCAGGCGGAAACCGTTGCGGTTCGGTTCGCACCAGACGGCATCGTCGAAATCCTTGGCGTCTTCGCCATCGATGGTCACCAGCGGCAATTGGCGCAGGTCGACGCGTCCGACGATGTCGCGATCAGTCACCTGCAGCGGCACCGCAGTGGCTTCGGCGCTCACCTCGGGCGGAAATTCGTGCGGCAGGTCGTGGCCGTGGATCGCGGCTTCGACCACCAACGAGGGCGTCAGCTTGTCGCCCAGCACCGCCAACACCCGGCCGATCGGCGGCCTGTACGCATCGGGGGCGTGAACGATCTCGCACACCACGAGCTGGCCATTGTTCGCGTCCAATCGTGCGTCGGCGGGAATCTGCACATTGCGCTGGATACGGGCATCGTCCGGAATCACATAGCTGATCCCCGCTTCGAGCGTGAACCGGCCGATCAGGCGGTTGATGCGACGTTCGAGCACTTCGACGATCGCGCCCTCCCGACGACCGCGACGGTCGACGCCGGTGACACTGGCCATGACCCGATCGCCGTGCAAGACCTTGCGCATTTCCACCGGCGACAGGAAGAGGTCGTCGCCGGGGCCGGTGTCGGGGCGCAGGAAGCCGAAGCCATCGGGGTTGGCGATCACCGTACCGGCGATCAGATCCATCCGCGCCGCCGGCAGATAGCCGCCTCGGCGGTTCTGCAGCAGTTGCCCGTCGCGCAGCATCGCCGCCAGGCGCTTGCCTAGCGCATCGCGACGTTCAGGAGTGTCGAGACCAAGACGGTCGGCCACGATCTCCAACAGCATCGGGCCGTCTGCATCGCCCAGGAGCTTGAGGATCGCCTCGCGGCTCGGAATGGGATCGGCGTAACGGGAGGCTTCACGGGCCGCATGGGGGTCCTGTACGAAAGCACCGTGATGGGCAGGTTTGCGTACGGACGGTTTCGACGCACCTGTCGTGCCGAAGCTGTCGGGCAGCCAAGGCGCCGCCTTGGCGGACTTTCCGGCGGGCTTGCCTGAATTTCGTGATTTGGCTTGGCCGCTTGGCTTCGGACGCTTGGCCGAAGGTTGCGATGCCGTCGCTTTGGGGGCCTTGCCCGGTCCGGACGACGCAGGTTTGCGTGGATCGGGGCGGGGGGCGGAATTGGCGGGGGCGCCGTCAAGGGGCGCGCGTGGCGCGAGGGCCGGTCGTCTTCTTGGTGGTTTTTGACATCGGCCGCAAGTATACGTCGGCAAGCCCTGAACCGAGCCGATCCCGGCGGTGATCGGCCCTGCGATCGATCGCGGCTGCCCCTGCGGGCGTTGAC from Lysobacter sp. harbors:
- the phoU gene encoding phosphate signaling complex protein PhoU; protein product: MNTQSHDHIVKSHDDERRVMLDEILRMGEMAAAQLEAALDVVDRRDGKAAERIIANDEAIDALELQVSHDAMKLALRGPLARDLREILAALRIASDIERIGDYASNVAKRSMALNLSPPLPHTRGLGSLGRLVVRQVRKVLAAYRDGDIEAAQQVRAEDAEIDTQYTGLFRELLTYMMEDPRVITPCTHLLFMAKNLERVGDHATNIAENIWFQEYGEGPMPPRVKRDETNIAG
- a CDS encoding helix-turn-helix transcriptional regulator, with amino-acid sequence MEIKQATAALAALGQSTRLSVFRCLVQAGPEGRMPGEIAEALSLAGATLSFHLKELAAAGLVQAEPRGRFICYRADFDAMRALLGFLTENCCGGNADVCAPMACGPGRATKGKP
- a CDS encoding RNA polymerase sigma factor, with protein sequence MQQQPPAFQDSLAAARDGDLRALERVLVRSRQDLRRYAEYHCGINDIEDAVQESLLLVSRKLKALRELDAYNSWLFRIVKRECTRMKRATRYLLMQPTDLEEIDGPHYPAPTGLLRDVAHALAALPAHYREIILLRDLEGHTIGEIAASLSLHPEAAKARLHRARSLARQYLAPQPAPQMQTVAVPR
- a CDS encoding EF-hand domain-containing protein; the encoded protein is MTSTKKPVAIAVSAALASGLLLSGSAFASTHLTQGYLLGADAAAGDKATQGSCGADKKPAQGSCGGDKKPAQGSCGGDKKPAQGSCGGAKAAEGSCGMAKMDTDKDGKLSRAEFAAAHDGKDDKFASHDGNGDGFITAEEMKAAHEGKCGGDHKAAGEGKCGEGKCGGTQPAADGKAAEGKCGEGKCGGSM
- a CDS encoding DUF692 domain-containing protein, which codes for MTPFPLPTDAAAGLGLRRPLLAAMRNAPAGSFDFLETAPENWIGVGGALGEGFADLASRYPVVCHGLSLSVGGPAPLDDTFLIKVRRFMETHRCPLYSEHLSACGDSRGQLYDLLPLPFSEASVHHVAARIRRTQEILGQRIAIENISYYAAPFQRMSEIDFINAVLAEADCMMLLDVNNIIVNATNHRYDPSEFLAALPGERVAYIHVAGHYDEAEDLKIDTHGSAVNAQVWALLEEAYGLFGPRPTLLERDFNLPPFEDLLDELGQVRRRIAGAPAHDQRHAA
- a CDS encoding DUF2063 domain-containing protein, with protein sequence MNDILAKQQDALAAHIRDPERVPPPSGIEERRVKIYRELFFNNVENLLAGNFPVLRRLYGDGGWQALVRAFYRDHDCQTPLFTELAREFLRYLDARAHTDAGRDDPPWLRELAHYEWIELALQISEARNDETAHDPEGDLLEGRPWVSPLAWPLAYAWPVHRIGPDYRPDTPPEAPTLLMLRREADGTVSFHALTPLVFRLLQRLDAEPALSGHEHLLALAAEAVATDPDAFLHEGATMLARMRAEGTILGTRLD
- the rnt gene encoding ribonuclease T produces the protein MSERFRGYLPVVVDVETGGFDWNRHALLEIAVQPVDLDENGLLVPGETASAHLIPAPGTEIDPKSLQITGIDLDHPFRLAKEERDALDHVFAAVRAAVRKYDCQRAILVGHNAHFDLNFLNAAVARTQHKRNPFHPFSVFDTVSLAGVAYGQTVLARAVHAAGLSWNSEEAHSAVYDTERTAELFCKIVNAWPRMA
- the rlmB gene encoding 23S rRNA (guanosine(2251)-2'-O)-methyltransferase RlmB; translation: MSNPSTNSQKAWIVGINAVAAAVEHDAEHVREVLIEASAKNPRLTEIEENARRKEIDVRRVATNALDGVAGGLRHQGVVARYAAAKTYNEDDLPELIEAAAGKALLLVLDGVQDPHNLGACLRSAAAAGVTAVIIPKDKAVQVNATVRKTSAGAADSIPVVRVTNLARAMRDIQQLGVWIYGLAGEATGSLYKLDLRGNVALALGGEADGLRRLTREHCDELVMIPMPGLASSSPGVESLNVSVATGVVLFEAVRQRQ
- a CDS encoding TIGR03862 family flavoprotein, producing MSPNLPSSTDVAIVGGGPAGLMAAEVAIAAGLRVDLFEAKGSVGRKFLIAGKGGLNLTHSEPRPAFDARYRERATQVGHWLDAFDGDALREWTRGFGIETYVGSSGRVFPMDRKAAPLLRGWVRRLRERGVRIHVHHRWTGWNETGALRFDTADGERSTDAKATVLALGGASWPQLGSDGIWVPVLDERGIDIAPLRPSNCGFDIGWSEHLSTRHAGAPLKPVIAHWQGPDGAMHSLQGECVITATGIEGSAIYAISADLRERILRDGETMLWLDLAPGRDETRLHRDLEKPRGKRSLGEHLRRQTGLDAIKIALLHEGLPRDAMTDIDTLVRTIKRLPLRLRSARPIAETISTAGGVRLEALDDALQANAMPGVFCAGEMLDWEAPTGGYLLTACFASGIIAGRGAVAACGSDGSRDLSPDCGSHDGA
- the rnr gene encoding ribonuclease R, which gives rise to MPTYTCGRCQKPPRRRPALAPRAPLDGAPANSAPRPDPRKPASSGPGKAPKATASQPSAKRPKPSGQAKSRNSGKPAGKSAKAAPWLPDSFGTTGASKPSVRKPAHHGAFVQDPHAAREASRYADPIPSREAILKLLGDADGPMLLEIVADRLGLDTPERRDALGKRLAAMLRDGQLLQNRRGGYLPAARMDLIAGTVIANPDGFGFLRPDTGPGDDLFLSPVEMRKVLHGDRVMASVTGVDRRGRREGAIVEVLERRINRLIGRFTLEAGISYVIPDDARIQRNVQIPADARLDANNGQLVVCEIVHAPDAYRPPIGRVLAVLGDKLTPSLVVEAAIHGHDLPHEFPPEVSAEATAVPLQVTDRDIVGRVDLRQLPLVTIDGEDAKDFDDAVWCEPNRNGFRLIVAIADVSHYVRPGAPLDDEAQKRATSVYFPGFVVPMLPETLSNGICSLNPKVDRLCFVCDMQVGLDGEVGKSKFYEAVMHSHARLTYNQVWQAVGEEDADAIARIGSLLPQVQQLHQLYQVLAKARKARGAIEFESTEVRFVLGPQGEVVQAGMVQRNDAHKLIEECMIAANVEAARYLLKQRVPAPYRIHDKPPESKYADLLEFLKEFKLRMPPWATVEPRDFTVFLGKIRERADAALLESVLLRTQSLAVYAPDNIGHFGLALDAYAHFTSPIRRYPDLLVHRAIKHALSGAKPAAFAYSSSGMAALALQCSERARRADEAEREVDERYRAAWMEKHVGSKFDGIISGVTSFGLFVELNDSKVNGLIHVTQLPNDYYHFDPIRKTLSGERTGRIFRLGDPVTIIVLKASLEERKIDFRLAEERGVAPPPPRGQPAKRPKQKY